In a single window of the Rhodoferax saidenbachensis genome:
- a CDS encoding LysR substrate-binding domain-containing protein gives MATTPSLVPESHMRTRPIAVGHLRALEAVARHLNFRAAADELALTQSAVSRQVQSLEEEVGVALFLRHTRAVELTSAGSQLLRAVVPSLERIDSAVRLIRRTAGRKSVAISTWASFASMWLIPRLEAFQREYPDIDIRIDATDIPVDLDTSDVDLALRYTRPEAVPAGGVRLFGEQLTPVASPWLLKSGKPLRKGEDLAHFALLEASDSHRTHNLEWLSWRRWLDTHKLRKLEPKRWMYFNYAHQIAQAALTGQGVALARMTLVADSLASGDLVEVLPDHRLDTPLAYFMIVGPRSSGRPEIQAFCEWLQVQAAITRKAIGEA, from the coding sequence ATGGCCACCACCCCAAGCCTTGTTCCTGAAAGCCACATGCGCACCCGCCCGATCGCCGTGGGCCATCTGCGTGCGCTGGAGGCGGTAGCGCGCCACCTGAACTTTCGTGCTGCGGCGGACGAACTGGCACTCACCCAAAGTGCGGTGAGCCGCCAAGTGCAGTCGCTGGAAGAAGAGGTGGGCGTAGCCCTGTTTTTGCGCCACACGCGCGCGGTGGAGCTCACCAGCGCCGGATCACAATTGCTGCGCGCGGTGGTCCCCTCGCTGGAGCGCATTGACAGTGCGGTGCGACTGATACGCCGCACGGCCGGGCGCAAAAGTGTGGCGATTTCGACCTGGGCGTCGTTTGCCTCGATGTGGCTGATTCCGCGCCTGGAGGCGTTTCAGCGCGAATACCCGGACATCGACATCCGCATCGACGCCACCGACATCCCGGTGGACCTGGACACCAGCGACGTCGACCTGGCCCTGCGCTACACGCGCCCCGAAGCCGTGCCCGCAGGCGGCGTGCGCCTGTTTGGTGAACAACTCACGCCAGTGGCCAGCCCCTGGCTGCTCAAGAGCGGCAAGCCCCTGCGCAAAGGCGAAGACCTGGCGCACTTTGCGCTGCTCGAAGCCAGCGACTCCCACCGCACCCACAACCTGGAGTGGCTGAGCTGGCGACGCTGGCTGGACACGCACAAGCTGCGCAAGCTGGAACCCAAACGCTGGATGTATTTCAACTACGCGCACCAGATTGCCCAAGCCGCCCTCACCGGCCAAGGCGTGGCGCTGGCGCGCATGACGCTGGTGGCCGACAGCCTGGCCAGCGGTGACCTGGTGGAAGTGCTGCCCGACCATCGGTTGGACACCCCCCTGGCCTACTTCATGATCGTCGGGCCACGCAGCAGCGGGCGGCCGGAGATTCAGGCGTTTTGCGAATGGTTGCAGGTGCAGGCAGCCATCACACGCAAAGCGATTGGGGAAGCGTAG
- a CDS encoding SH3 domain-containing protein, whose amino-acid sequence MKPLHILALSMAVLAAPQAYAENDTLLIKRPAELRQAPGESSPSLQALPVQTPVTRLPARQGAWIQVKTAAGATGWVHMFDVGTTSATTSAGNTASGALRGLTNFFNRGSAQSSGTTTTATSTVGIRGLGAEDINNAQPNLAALTQVEGMRTDATQARRFATEAPLKAQVVEALPAPTPPPAPPAATSGGFKRGGDSQ is encoded by the coding sequence ATGAAGCCACTCCACATTCTGGCGCTGTCGATGGCGGTCCTTGCCGCACCGCAGGCCTATGCAGAAAACGACACGCTGCTGATCAAACGCCCCGCCGAGTTGCGCCAGGCACCGGGCGAAAGTTCCCCCAGCCTGCAGGCGCTGCCGGTGCAAACCCCGGTGACCCGCCTGCCCGCACGGCAAGGTGCGTGGATCCAGGTCAAGACCGCCGCAGGCGCCACCGGCTGGGTGCACATGTTTGATGTGGGCACAACCAGCGCCACCACCAGCGCGGGCAACACCGCCTCGGGTGCGCTGCGTGGCCTCACCAACTTTTTCAACCGCGGCAGTGCGCAAAGCAGCGGCACAACTACCACTGCCACCTCTACCGTGGGCATACGCGGTCTGGGCGCCGAAGACATCAACAACGCCCAGCCCAACTTGGCCGCACTGACGCAAGTGGAAGGCATGCGCACCGACGCCACGCAGGCACGCCGTTTTGCCACCGAAGCCCCACTCAAGGCGCAGGTGGTGGAGGCCTTGCCCGCACCCACCCCACCGCCAGCACCTCCTGCGGCAACCAGCGGTGGCTTCAAACGCGGTGGGGACTCACAATGA
- a CDS encoding M48 family metalloprotease, with the protein MTTHFTPRLYRGLQAVALACLFTSLPVHAQDAGKALGGLFNNLLNQGSQGNQAKPSGGLGGMLNIGGGNNATQGVNVGDLANLLNQSLEDIDEPKEIEMGRNLASVLLGAKPLHSNMALQRYVNRLGRWISLQSPRPDLPWSFAVLDDTGYNAFAAPGGFVFVTKGLIDSVADEAELAGILAHEITHVVAKHHLKALRKNARAGLVSQVLASQINRNVPAGLSSALVGLGRDLYAKGLDQEDELDADRSGVALAARAGFDPYGLVAVLQQLRTAAADDPMFALSLSTHPPAQVRLDQLELAMGQRLDSFSGKAAVTVKQRLARAGNR; encoded by the coding sequence ATGACCACCCACTTCACGCCCCGGCTGTATCGCGGCCTGCAAGCTGTGGCTTTGGCCTGCTTGTTCACCAGCCTGCCCGTACACGCACAAGACGCAGGCAAGGCCCTGGGTGGCCTGTTCAACAACCTGCTCAACCAGGGCAGCCAAGGCAACCAGGCCAAGCCAAGCGGTGGCCTGGGCGGCATGCTCAACATCGGTGGCGGCAACAACGCCACCCAGGGCGTCAACGTGGGCGATCTCGCCAACCTGCTGAACCAGTCCCTGGAAGACATTGACGAGCCCAAGGAAATCGAGATGGGACGCAACCTGGCCTCAGTACTGCTGGGCGCCAAGCCGCTGCACTCCAACATGGCGCTGCAGCGCTATGTGAACCGTCTGGGCCGCTGGATCAGCCTGCAGTCGCCCCGGCCCGATCTGCCCTGGAGTTTTGCGGTGCTGGACGATACCGGCTACAACGCCTTTGCCGCACCAGGCGGCTTTGTGTTTGTCACCAAGGGGCTGATCGACAGCGTGGCTGACGAGGCCGAGCTGGCCGGCATTCTGGCGCACGAAATCACCCACGTGGTGGCCAAACACCACCTCAAGGCGCTGCGCAAGAACGCGCGGGCCGGCCTGGTCTCGCAGGTGCTGGCCTCGCAAATCAACCGCAATGTGCCGGCCGGTCTGTCGTCTGCACTGGTCGGGCTGGGGCGAGACCTCTACGCCAAGGGCCTGGACCAGGAAGACGAGTTGGACGCCGACCGCTCTGGCGTGGCCCTGGCCGCGCGTGCGGGCTTTGACCCCTATGGTCTGGTGGCCGTGCTGCAGCAGTTGCGCACCGCCGCCGCAGACGACCCCATGTTTGCCCTGTCGCTGAGCACCCACCCACCGGCCCAGGTGCGGCTGGACCAGTTGGAGCTGGCCATGGGCCAACGGCTGGACAGCTTCTCGGGCAAGGCCGCCGTCACCGTGAAACAGCGGTTGGCGCGCGCGGGCAACCGCTGA
- a CDS encoding lipocalin-like domain-containing protein: MLSRRALLAAPALACAWPAAWALPPATLRFPRDAGSHNDFATEWWYLTGYANVAGQPAALGYQVTFFRRRVAATQDMPSRLAAKQLLFAHAAVTDVQGKKLWHDQRIARWSGETAGGNPADTASASTQDTGVLLRDWSLRRNGADLQAQIPAGDFTLNLQFKANQPVLLQGQDGLSRKGPEEKQASYYYSLPQLQVSGSIGLKGKTHTLEPGSTAWLDHEWSQEVLHPQAVGWDWIGINLLDGSALTAFQLRDKEGRALWDGGSFRSASGTRYGFSRGEVLFRPVRTWRSALSKAGYPVKWIVRTPADFYTVKAVVDNQELDSRGSTGAIYWEGLCEVWDSNGKLVGRGYLEMTGYAATLKL; encoded by the coding sequence ATGCTGAGCCGCCGCGCCCTGCTGGCGGCCCCGGCGCTGGCCTGCGCCTGGCCGGCAGCCTGGGCCTTGCCACCCGCCACGCTGCGCTTCCCGCGCGACGCAGGTAGCCACAACGACTTTGCCACCGAGTGGTGGTACCTCACCGGGTATGCCAACGTCGCAGGTCAACCAGCCGCACTGGGCTATCAGGTGACTTTTTTCCGCCGCCGCGTGGCCGCCACGCAGGACATGCCGTCGCGCCTGGCCGCCAAACAACTGCTGTTTGCCCATGCCGCAGTCACCGACGTGCAGGGCAAGAAACTCTGGCACGACCAGCGCATCGCCCGCTGGTCGGGTGAAACCGCTGGCGGCAACCCCGCAGACACCGCGTCTGCCAGCACACAGGACACCGGTGTGCTGTTGCGCGACTGGTCCTTGCGCCGCAACGGCGCCGACCTGCAGGCGCAGATCCCGGCAGGTGACTTCACGCTGAACCTGCAGTTCAAGGCCAACCAACCCGTGCTGCTGCAGGGGCAAGACGGCTTGTCACGCAAGGGCCCTGAGGAGAAGCAGGCCAGCTACTACTACAGCCTGCCGCAACTGCAGGTCAGCGGCAGCATTGGGCTGAAGGGCAAGACCCACACACTGGAGCCCGGCAGCACGGCCTGGCTGGACCACGAATGGAGCCAGGAGGTGCTGCACCCGCAAGCGGTGGGCTGGGACTGGATCGGCATCAACCTGTTGGACGGCAGCGCGCTCACGGCCTTCCAGTTGCGTGACAAAGAAGGGCGCGCGTTGTGGGACGGTGGCTCGTTTCGCAGCGCATCAGGCACGCGGTATGGGTTCTCGCGTGGCGAGGTGTTGTTCCGGCCCGTGCGCACCTGGCGCAGCGCCTTGAGCAAAGCCGGCTACCCGGTGAAGTGGATCGTGCGCACCCCGGCTGATTTCTACACCGTCAAAGCCGTGGTCGACAACCAGGAGCTCGACAGCCGTGGCTCCACGGGCGCCATCTACTGGGAGGGCCTCTGCGAAGTGTGGGACAGCAATGGCAAGCTGGTCGGGCGTGGGTATCTGGAAATGACGGGGTATGCAGCAACGCTGAAGCTCTGA
- a CDS encoding VOC family protein codes for MFSHLFVSVSDFDRAFEFYSAVMQSLGLELRFCERDKPWAGWHSTGGTRPLFVICKPYDGQPHDPGNGQMVAFLAANRDMVRTAFQTALALGGSSEGEPGPRPHYHAHYYGAYFRDPDGNKIGVACHTPEADAA; via the coding sequence GTGTTTTCACATCTCTTTGTCAGTGTCAGCGATTTCGACCGGGCCTTTGAGTTCTACAGCGCGGTGATGCAAAGCCTGGGGCTGGAGTTGCGCTTCTGCGAGCGCGACAAGCCCTGGGCCGGTTGGCACAGTACGGGTGGTACGCGTCCGCTGTTTGTGATCTGCAAACCTTATGACGGGCAGCCGCACGATCCGGGCAATGGCCAGATGGTGGCGTTTCTGGCGGCCAATCGTGACATGGTTCGCACCGCCTTCCAGACGGCGCTTGCCTTGGGTGGCTCCAGCGAAGGTGAGCCCGGCCCCCGGCCGCACTACCACGCCCACTACTACGGGGCTTATTTCCGCGATCCCGATGGCAACAAGATTGGCGTGGCATGCCATACCCCGGAAGCAGACGCAGCCTGA
- a CDS encoding ABC transporter transmembrane domain-containing protein has product MTSSDRPKATNPKSLSGLLPFLVPYRGRIALALLFLVLAAVATLAFPLALRSLIDGGLVQSDKGAQVMALREHFAALFAVAVALGLFSACRFYMVSWLGERVTADMRNAVYSHVLKQSPEFFETTQTGEVLSRLSADTTLVQTVVGSSLSMGLRNAVMGIGALAVLVWTNPVVMLQVLVVLVLIVLPSLWFGRRVRKLSRASQDRVADSSAIAAEVLNAIPVVQSYTAEGRETARFVTSTDNAFETATKRSLMRSVLVAFIIIATSAALLWGLYQGTQAVAEGRISAGHLGQTVVYVIILASAFAVLGEVYGDLLRAAGATERLMELLGTQSPITSPSNPDVALMPTAGSAIKFEAIDFHYPSRPLQPALQNFSLNVLPGQTVAIVGPSGAGKSTVFQLLLRYYDPQSGNIVLDGVETRQQSLDALRQRVGIVPQDAVIFSSSALENIRYGKPDATDAEVKAAAQAAFAHEFIQDLPEGYDTFLGERGVRLSGGQRQRIAIARAMLKNPPLLLLDEATSALDAESERMVQAALESAMRDRTTLVIAHRLATVQKADRIVVLDHGKLVEQGTHAELVARGGVYAGLAALQFNA; this is encoded by the coding sequence ATGACTTCTTCCGATCGCCCCAAGGCCACCAATCCCAAATCCCTCTCCGGCCTGCTGCCTTTTCTGGTGCCGTACCGCGGGCGCATAGCGCTGGCGCTGCTCTTCCTGGTGCTGGCGGCAGTCGCCACGCTGGCATTTCCGCTGGCGCTGCGCAGCCTGATTGATGGCGGGCTGGTGCAGAGCGACAAGGGCGCACAGGTGATGGCGCTACGTGAACACTTTGCGGCGCTGTTTGCCGTGGCCGTGGCGCTGGGGCTGTTTTCGGCGTGCCGCTTTTACATGGTGAGCTGGCTGGGCGAGCGTGTCACCGCCGACATGCGCAATGCGGTCTACAGCCATGTGCTCAAACAAAGTCCCGAGTTTTTTGAAACCACGCAAACCGGCGAAGTGCTGTCGCGCCTGTCGGCCGACACGACGCTGGTGCAGACCGTGGTGGGCTCGTCACTCTCCATGGGCCTGCGCAATGCGGTGATGGGCATTGGTGCGCTGGCCGTGCTGGTGTGGACCAACCCGGTGGTGATGTTGCAGGTGCTGGTGGTGCTGGTGTTGATCGTGCTGCCCAGCCTGTGGTTTGGCCGCCGTGTGCGCAAGCTCTCGCGCGCCTCACAAGACCGCGTGGCCGACTCCAGCGCGATTGCCGCCGAAGTGCTCAACGCGATTCCCGTGGTGCAAAGCTACACGGCAGAGGGGCGCGAGACCGCACGCTTTGTCACCTCCACCGACAACGCGTTTGAAACCGCAACCAAACGTAGCCTGATGCGTTCGGTGCTGGTCGCGTTCATCATCATCGCCACCAGTGCTGCATTGCTGTGGGGCCTGTACCAGGGCACACAGGCGGTGGCCGAAGGGCGCATCAGCGCCGGCCATCTGGGCCAGACCGTGGTCTACGTGATCATTCTGGCCAGCGCGTTCGCCGTGCTGGGCGAGGTCTATGGCGACCTGCTGCGCGCGGCAGGTGCCACCGAGAGGTTGATGGAATTGCTGGGCACGCAATCGCCCATCACTTCGCCCTCCAATCCGGATGTAGCCCTTATGCCGACTGCGGGAAGTGCTATCAAATTTGAAGCGATTGACTTCCACTACCCGTCACGCCCGCTGCAACCCGCGCTGCAAAACTTCAGTCTCAACGTGTTGCCCGGCCAGACCGTGGCCATCGTCGGACCCAGTGGCGCGGGCAAGAGCACGGTGTTCCAGTTGCTGCTGCGTTATTACGACCCGCAGAGCGGCAACATCGTGTTGGATGGTGTGGAAACGCGCCAGCAGTCATTGGATGCGCTGCGTCAGCGCGTGGGCATCGTGCCGCAGGACGCGGTGATCTTCTCCAGCAGCGCGCTGGAAAACATCCGCTACGGCAAGCCCGATGCGACGGATGCCGAAGTCAAGGCCGCAGCCCAAGCCGCCTTCGCCCACGAATTCATCCAGGACCTGCCCGAGGGCTACGACACCTTCCTCGGTGAGCGCGGTGTGCGCCTGTCGGGCGGTCAGCGCCAGCGCATCGCCATTGCCCGCGCCATGCTGAAAAACCCACCCCTGCTACTGCTGGACGAAGCCACCAGCGCGCTGGACGCCGAGAGCGAACGCATGGTGCAGGCTGCACTGGAATCGGCCATGCGCGACCGCACCACGCTGGTCATCGCCCACCGCCTGGCCACGGTGCAAAAGGCCGATCGGATCGTGGTGCTGGACCACGGCAAGCTGGTGGAACAGGGCACGCATGCTGAGCTGGTGGCGCGCGGTGGCGTCTACGCCGGACTGGCGGCGCTGCAATTCAACGCCTGA
- a CDS encoding Glu/Leu/Phe/Val family dehydrogenase, translating to MSQPNGATPYANPYNHALPSYLQADNLGPWGIYLQQVDRVIPYLGHLARWAETLKRPKRALVVDVPIQLDNGTVAHFEGYRVQHNTSRGPGKGGVRFHQDVTMSEVMALSAWMSIKNAAVNVPYGGAKGGIRVDPKTLSMGELERMTRRYTSEIGIIIGPTKDIPAPDVNTNEQIMAWMMDTYSMNEGATATGVVTGKPVDLGGSLGRREATGRGVYTVGVEAAQHIGLDIATARVAVQGFGNVGGIAGKLFAQAGAKVVAVQDHGGTIYREAGLDVPNLLAHVAANGTVAGFAGAEVIANDAFWDVDCDILIPAALEGQITAANAGRIKARLVIEGANGPTTPAADDILQERNILVLPDVIANAGGVTVSYFEWVQDFSSFFWSEDEINARLVRIMKEAFAGVWSVAQDNKVSLRTATFIVACKRILHARELRGLYP from the coding sequence ATGTCTCAGCCCAACGGCGCCACCCCTTACGCCAACCCCTACAACCATGCCCTGCCCTCCTACCTGCAGGCCGATAACCTCGGCCCCTGGGGCATTTACCTGCAGCAGGTCGATCGCGTCATTCCCTACCTGGGCCACCTGGCCCGCTGGGCAGAAACACTCAAGCGCCCCAAACGCGCGCTGGTGGTGGACGTACCCATCCAGTTGGACAACGGCACCGTGGCCCACTTTGAAGGCTACCGCGTACAGCACAACACCTCGCGCGGCCCCGGCAAAGGAGGCGTGCGTTTCCACCAGGACGTGACCATGTCCGAAGTGATGGCCCTGTCGGCCTGGATGTCCATCAAAAACGCCGCAGTGAATGTGCCCTACGGCGGCGCCAAGGGCGGTATCCGTGTGGACCCCAAGACCCTGTCCATGGGTGAGCTGGAGCGCATGACACGCCGCTACACCAGCGAGATCGGCATCATTATTGGGCCGACCAAGGACATCCCCGCACCGGACGTGAACACCAACGAGCAGATCATGGCCTGGATGATGGACACCTACTCCATGAACGAAGGCGCCACCGCCACTGGCGTGGTCACCGGCAAGCCAGTCGATCTGGGTGGCTCACTGGGCCGCCGCGAGGCCACAGGCCGCGGCGTTTACACGGTAGGTGTAGAAGCGGCGCAGCACATCGGCCTGGACATTGCCACGGCACGCGTGGCCGTACAGGGCTTCGGCAATGTGGGCGGCATCGCTGGCAAGTTGTTTGCCCAAGCCGGTGCCAAGGTGGTGGCAGTGCAGGACCACGGCGGCACGATTTACCGCGAAGCCGGACTCGATGTGCCCAACCTGCTGGCCCACGTGGCAGCGAACGGCACCGTCGCCGGATTTGCCGGCGCCGAGGTCATTGCCAACGACGCTTTCTGGGACGTGGACTGCGACATCCTGATTCCCGCGGCCCTCGAAGGCCAGATCACCGCCGCCAACGCGGGGCGCATCAAAGCCCGCCTGGTCATCGAAGGCGCCAACGGCCCCACCACACCGGCTGCCGATGACATCCTGCAGGAACGCAACATCCTGGTGCTGCCCGACGTGATTGCCAACGCCGGCGGCGTGACGGTGAGCTACTTCGAGTGGGTGCAGGATTTCTCCAGCTTCTTCTGGAGCGAAGACGAAATCAACGCACGCCTGGTACGCATCATGAAAGAAGCCTTTGCAGGCGTCTGGAGTGTGGCGCAGGACAACAAGGTGAGTTTGCGCACGGCGACGTTTATCGTGGCTTGCAAACGCATCCTGCATGCGCGTGAACTTCGCGGTTTGTATCCCTGA